A stretch of the Paenibacillus dendritiformis genome encodes the following:
- a CDS encoding MATE family efflux transporter has translation MSFPNDRRTGILSLTWPIFMESLFGMLLGMADTMMLSSHSDGAVAAVGVANQILTVASLMFGFVTVGTSVILNQWLGARKLKEAGDLGRTALTLNLMIGLLLSAVLWAWADAFLLLFKLPPGLLAEGGAYLSITGSSVFLIALSMTLGTMLRCRGLVKEMMVISFGVNALHIAGNYFVLMEPFGLPSFGVEGVAASTWISRAAAMIAYWVVCSRRLDQPVRLMHPLRMRQADLRLIFKLGIPSAGEHVSYNLSQVVITYLVAMLGAAALTTKIYTQNITSFVFVFSMAIGQGTQIIAGHYIGAGRKEEAYRSGIRHLKLGAGVTLAVSLILFALSGPLIGFFTTDPEIIKLGRQLMLLSVLLEPARACNMVLISSLNAAGDVKFPVLVGLVSMWGISVPLAYMFGIVFGLGLAGIWLAFAADEWVRALVMLRRWSKRGWERLSLNPGHAAEEQVAGQG, from the coding sequence ATGAGTTTCCCGAATGATCGCCGCACCGGCATTCTTTCCTTGACCTGGCCCATCTTCATGGAGTCGTTGTTCGGGATGCTGCTCGGCATGGCCGATACGATGATGCTGAGCAGCCATTCCGACGGCGCCGTGGCGGCCGTGGGCGTGGCCAATCAAATTTTGACGGTCGCAAGCCTTATGTTCGGCTTCGTCACGGTCGGGACAAGCGTCATCCTGAATCAATGGCTTGGCGCGAGGAAGCTGAAGGAGGCGGGGGACCTGGGGAGAACGGCGCTCACGTTGAACTTGATGATCGGCCTCCTGCTCAGCGCCGTTTTGTGGGCGTGGGCCGACGCCTTCCTGCTTCTGTTCAAGCTGCCTCCGGGGCTGCTCGCGGAAGGCGGGGCTTATTTATCCATCACCGGCAGCTCGGTCTTCCTGATCGCTCTCAGCATGACGCTCGGAACGATGCTGCGGTGCCGCGGCCTGGTGAAGGAGATGATGGTCATCTCGTTCGGGGTGAACGCGCTGCATATCGCGGGCAACTATTTCGTGCTCATGGAGCCGTTCGGCCTGCCTTCGTTCGGAGTGGAAGGAGTGGCCGCATCGACCTGGATCAGCCGGGCCGCCGCGATGATCGCGTACTGGGTTGTATGCAGCCGGCGGCTGGATCAGCCCGTCCGCTTGATGCATCCGCTGCGGATGAGGCAAGCTGATCTTCGCCTTATTTTCAAGCTGGGCATTCCGTCTGCCGGGGAGCATGTTTCCTATAATCTGTCCCAGGTTGTCATTACGTACCTGGTCGCCATGCTGGGGGCGGCGGCATTGACGACCAAAATTTATACCCAGAACATCACGTCCTTCGTCTTCGTCTTCTCGATGGCGATCGGCCAAGGCACGCAAATCATCGCGGGCCATTACATCGGGGCGGGGCGCAAGGAGGAAGCCTATCGTTCCGGCATCCGTCATCTCAAGCTTGGGGCCGGGGTGACGCTGGCCGTCTCCCTGATCTTGTTCGCCTTGTCCGGGCCGCTGATCGGATTCTTCACCACCGACCCGGAGATTATCAAGCTTGGCCGGCAACTGATGCTCCTGTCCGTGCTGCTGGAGCCGGCCCGGGCCTGCAATATGGTGCTTATCAGCTCCTTGAACGCGGCGGGGGACGTCAAATTCCCGGTGCTTGTCGGTCTCGTCTCGATGTGGGGAATCAGCGTGCCCTTGGCCTATATGTTCGGGATCGTGTTCGGCTTGGGGCTGGCGGGAATCTGGCTCGCCTTCGCCGCGGATGAATGGGTAAGGGCACTCGTCATGCTGCGAAGATGGAGCAAGCGCGGCTGGGAACGGCTAAGCCTGAATCCGGGACACGCGGCGGAGGAACAAGTGGCGGGGCAGGGATGA
- a CDS encoding metallophosphoesterase family protein, whose translation MSIPLQFRPDGTFTIVQFTDLHVRGGKTELDARTLALTERIIETERPDLVVYSGDMLYGKETVEPVAALRRIVETAERREVPFAVIFGNHDAEGGAAREELLEGMASCRMSLAEAGPADIHGVGNYVIAVKAYAQAGPAALLYLFDSGDMAPASVGGYAWIRPDQVDWYRRELLEQRRRHGALPSLAFFHIPLPEFKEAWDSGQAAGIRQEDVCCPRLNSGLFAAMAESGVMVGAFAGHDHENDYIGSVYGIRLGYGRVTGYGGYGGLQRGARVIRLLEGHRRFRTWIRLDDGSKVSHEFPE comes from the coding sequence ATGAGCATACCGCTGCAATTTCGTCCGGACGGCACGTTTACGATCGTTCAATTCACCGATCTGCATGTAAGAGGCGGCAAGACGGAGCTGGACGCCCGCACCTTGGCCCTGACCGAGCGCATCATCGAGACGGAGCGGCCCGATCTGGTCGTCTATTCCGGGGACATGCTGTACGGGAAGGAAACGGTTGAGCCCGTCGCCGCGCTTCGCCGCATTGTCGAGACAGCGGAGCGAAGAGAAGTGCCGTTCGCCGTTATTTTCGGCAATCATGACGCGGAGGGCGGAGCTGCCCGCGAGGAGCTGCTGGAGGGAATGGCGTCCTGCCGGATGTCGCTGGCGGAAGCGGGTCCCGCGGACATCCATGGGGTTGGCAACTATGTCATCGCGGTGAAGGCGTATGCCCAGGCGGGGCCGGCCGCCCTTCTGTATCTTTTTGACTCCGGCGATATGGCTCCGGCTTCAGTAGGCGGATATGCCTGGATTCGTCCGGATCAAGTGGACTGGTACCGCCGGGAGTTGCTCGAGCAGCGGCGGCGCCACGGCGCTCTGCCGAGTCTGGCCTTCTTCCATATTCCGCTGCCGGAGTTCAAGGAGGCCTGGGACTCCGGCCAGGCTGCGGGAATTCGGCAGGAAGACGTATGCTGCCCCCGCCTGAACAGCGGGCTGTTCGCCGCGATGGCGGAGAGCGGCGTTATGGTCGGCGCCTTCGCCGGCCATGATCATGAGAATGATTATATCGGCAGCGTGTACGGCATCCGGCTTGGGTATGGACGAGTGACCGGATACGGCGGGTACGGCGGTCTTCAGCGGGGAGCACGCGTTATCCGCCTGCTGGAAGGGCACCGCCGGTTCCGGACGTGGATCCGGCTGGATGACGGGAGCAAGGTAAGCCATGAGTTTCCCGAATGA
- a CDS encoding phosphoesterase: MKIRNPYAQEGVWLRGSFHNHTTNSDGHHSLATVYRMYHDYDFLGISDHDRITPHAADSPIPTLFEAIEVSSPQAHMLLVQPPETLMEPYSNEFTIENYGRLSSLCLENGGISVLVHPNRYFSQYWKFGDMLRLPAYTGIEIINGDGHPQYDIAFDKWDALLSSGRQVWGFGNDDFHAYGQERRAWNMVRARENSREAVLNAIRQGSFYVSTGYGFESIRAEGTSIVADLLSDVHLDGMYKYATVIGKDGRVLHELTGRFKQVVYECTGDEQYVRLAVYLEGGFGAFSQPLFLSKGE, translated from the coding sequence ATGAAGATTCGAAATCCATATGCACAAGAAGGGGTATGGCTGCGGGGAAGCTTCCACAACCATACGACGAACAGCGACGGGCATCACTCGTTGGCGACGGTATACCGGATGTATCATGATTATGACTTCCTGGGCATCTCCGATCATGATCGGATTACGCCGCATGCGGCCGACAGCCCCATTCCGACGCTGTTCGAGGCGATCGAGGTGAGCAGCCCGCAGGCGCATATGCTGCTGGTGCAGCCGCCGGAGACGCTGATGGAACCGTATTCGAATGAATTTACGATTGAAAATTACGGGCGTCTCTCGTCCCTCTGTCTGGAAAACGGCGGCATCTCGGTGCTGGTTCATCCGAACCGGTATTTTTCGCAATATTGGAAATTCGGAGATATGCTGCGGCTGCCCGCTTATACCGGCATCGAGATCATCAATGGCGACGGTCATCCTCAGTATGACATCGCCTTCGACAAATGGGACGCGCTGCTGTCCTCCGGCCGCCAAGTATGGGGCTTCGGCAATGACGATTTCCACGCGTACGGCCAGGAGCGGCGAGCGTGGAATATGGTGCGTGCCCGCGAGAACAGCCGCGAGGCGGTGCTGAACGCCATCCGTCAGGGCAGCTTCTACGTCTCCACCGGATACGGCTTCGAGTCGATCCGCGCCGAGGGGACGTCCATCGTCGCCGACTTATTGTCCGATGTTCATCTGGACGGCATGTACAAATATGCGACGGTCATCGGCAAGGACGGCCGCGTGCTTCATGAGCTGACGGGCCGCTTCAAGCAGGTCGTGTACGAGTGCACAGGGGACGAGCAGTATGTGCGTTTGGCCGTTTATTTGGAAGGGGGCTTCGGCGCGTTCTCGCAGCCGTTGTTCCTGAGCAAGGGGGAATGA
- a CDS encoding carbohydrate ABC transporter permease gives MRKTAAFGRLLTGLNYALLGFLCLSIILPTLNVLALALNVGTDAAKGGIYFWPRQFTLDNFKEVFSQSNIVNGFVISVFRTIAGTFLSVLLTAMAAYALKSKSLPGQKQITFFVFFTMLFSGGLIPYYIVLKELHLTNSIWVYIVPALYSVWNMMIMRSFFQQVPEGLEEAARIDGCGDLGIFFRIILPTSKPVIAAISLFNAVGHWNDWFTGTFYVRDPNLKPLSTVLQEMLTKQQALTETLMNTAGSLQMDMLDKMQVTGTSLKMATIIIVITPIVIVYPFLQKYFAKGVMIGSMKE, from the coding sequence ATGAGAAAGACGGCTGCGTTCGGGCGGCTTCTGACCGGGCTGAATTACGCCCTGCTCGGATTTTTGTGCCTGTCCATTATTTTGCCGACCTTGAACGTGCTGGCGCTGGCGTTGAACGTAGGGACGGATGCGGCGAAGGGCGGCATCTATTTTTGGCCGCGTCAATTCACGCTCGATAATTTCAAGGAAGTGTTCAGCCAATCCAACATCGTGAACGGCTTCGTCATCTCGGTATTCCGCACGATCGCCGGCACCTTCCTCAGCGTGCTGCTGACGGCGATGGCCGCCTACGCGCTCAAGAGCAAGTCGCTGCCCGGGCAGAAGCAGATCACCTTCTTCGTGTTCTTCACGATGCTGTTCAGCGGCGGGCTTATTCCTTACTATATCGTGCTGAAGGAGCTTCATCTGACGAACAGCATCTGGGTGTATATCGTGCCTGCGCTGTACAGCGTCTGGAACATGATGATAATGCGATCCTTCTTCCAGCAGGTCCCGGAAGGGCTGGAGGAGGCGGCGCGGATTGACGGCTGCGGCGATCTCGGCATCTTCTTCCGGATTATTTTGCCGACGAGCAAGCCGGTCATCGCCGCCATCTCGCTGTTCAATGCGGTCGGGCACTGGAATGACTGGTTCACGGGGACCTTCTATGTGCGCGATCCGAATTTGAAGCCGTTGTCGACGGTGCTGCAGGAGATGCTGACGAAGCAGCAGGCGTTGACGGAGACGCTGATGAATACGGCGGGATCGCTGCAGATGGATATGCTGGACAAAATGCAGGTGACCGGCACGTCTCTGAAAATGGCTACGATTATTATCGTCATTACGCCGATAGTCATTGTCTATCCGTTTCTGCAAAAATATTTCGCCAAGGGCGTCATGATTGGCTCCATGAAAGAGTAG
- a CDS encoding extracellular solute-binding protein, protein MRVNRMQLWSKLTALTLVFSILLTACAGGSDTKSGQEAGTDANNAAAGKPATWIADRKIKGLIFMGSDVTEGMNPEIAKKLKEMTGIELELQAVGHDGSQKALAAGLAAGDLPDFIGYYLNHSGRPEMEMINKAAREEMFHDLTPFLQKTKIYKKYTEEGYLPLDTRYGVVFRPEFAGAAYSMHLNIPREGGYEVRQYVPGSYIRKDIADALGVDPRTITTSEQLYELAKKIKDGRFKDKNGKEVYPIGPTVWGGIDRDVLYNDLVWTGFNGEGFNRDKDGKILHESQTEYGTKRVEFVQKLLREKLMHPEYYSMEENRAKEGVLNDSFAIIGDMHNYVIENKDNRYIPLGPLNSVNGPYQMNLTFKGGYGAWSIPKTTKNPEDIVKLADFLASREGKLLWKYGVEGRDYELDAKGNPVPKQEVLDLLDKDPVQAKELGFAGVGNDWGWYLGGTDLNDLADFGEASYGESAKPDMNKGPLEIADYWQYDEKKQQANIKDGYAALAFIGEFSKGTQLTMALDKYKESLIRAYYAKDMTEAQAILDSAAALLKTAGLEEYIKLLEEKDKDPKTKLLF, encoded by the coding sequence ATGAGAGTGAATCGAATGCAGCTCTGGTCCAAATTGACGGCATTGACGCTTGTATTTTCCATCCTGTTGACCGCATGCGCCGGGGGAAGCGATACGAAGTCCGGCCAGGAGGCGGGAACGGATGCGAATAACGCTGCCGCCGGCAAGCCAGCGACCTGGATTGCCGATCGCAAAATCAAAGGGCTCATCTTCATGGGCAGCGACGTCACCGAAGGGATGAACCCGGAGATTGCGAAGAAGCTCAAGGAAATGACCGGGATCGAGCTGGAGCTGCAGGCCGTCGGGCATGACGGATCGCAGAAGGCTTTGGCCGCCGGGCTGGCCGCGGGCGATCTGCCGGACTTCATCGGTTATTATCTGAACCATAGCGGACGGCCGGAGATGGAGATGATCAACAAGGCGGCGCGCGAGGAGATGTTCCACGATCTGACCCCGTTTTTGCAAAAGACGAAGATCTACAAAAAGTATACGGAAGAAGGCTACTTGCCGCTTGATACGCGGTATGGGGTGGTGTTCCGGCCGGAATTCGCCGGGGCCGCTTACTCGATGCATTTGAACATTCCGCGCGAGGGCGGTTATGAGGTGCGCCAATATGTGCCGGGCTCTTACATCCGCAAAGATATTGCCGATGCCCTCGGCGTCGATCCGCGCACGATTACGACCTCGGAGCAGCTCTATGAGCTGGCCAAGAAGATTAAAGACGGCCGCTTCAAAGACAAGAACGGCAAAGAAGTGTACCCGATCGGGCCAACGGTCTGGGGAGGAATCGATCGCGATGTGCTCTACAACGATCTGGTGTGGACCGGCTTCAACGGTGAAGGGTTCAATCGGGACAAGGACGGCAAGATTTTGCATGAGAGCCAGACCGAGTATGGAACGAAGCGCGTCGAATTCGTCCAGAAGCTCCTCCGCGAGAAGCTGATGCATCCCGAATATTATTCGATGGAAGAGAATCGCGCCAAAGAAGGCGTGCTCAACGATTCATTCGCCATCATCGGAGATATGCATAATTATGTCATCGAGAACAAGGACAATCGCTACATTCCGCTCGGACCATTGAATTCCGTCAATGGCCCTTATCAGATGAACTTGACTTTTAAGGGCGGTTACGGAGCCTGGTCGATCCCGAAGACGACGAAAAATCCGGAGGATATCGTGAAGCTGGCCGACTTCCTGGCGAGCCGCGAAGGCAAGCTGCTGTGGAAATACGGTGTGGAAGGCCGAGATTACGAGCTTGACGCGAAGGGCAACCCGGTGCCTAAGCAGGAGGTGCTCGATCTGCTGGACAAGGATCCGGTCCAGGCGAAGGAGCTTGGCTTTGCCGGCGTGGGCAATGACTGGGGCTGGTATCTCGGCGGCACGGATTTGAACGACCTGGCCGACTTCGGCGAGGCGAGCTATGGCGAATCCGCCAAGCCCGATATGAACAAGGGACCGTTGGAAATTGCGGACTACTGGCAATATGACGAGAAAAAGCAGCAGGCGAACATCAAGGACGGCTATGCGGCGCTGGCATTCATTGGCGAGTTCAGCAAAGGCACGCAGCTCACGATGGCGCTCGATAAATACAAAGAGAGCCTGATCCGCGCCTACTATGCCAAAGACATGACCGAAGCGCAGGCGATTCTGGACAGTGCGGCAGCGCTGCTCAAGACGGCGGGATTGGAAGAGTACATCAAGCTGCTGGAAGAGAAGGACAAGGATCCGAAGACGAAGCTGCTGTTCTAA
- a CDS encoding ABC transporter permease has translation MKAAGWSRRHRSGTGERSRLWKRVGRHYQLYLLLLPCIAFFIIFSYIPMAGLVLAFKEYQFNKGIFGSPWTGFTYFEMFFQDPQSLQLIRNTLIISAMKVFLAMPFPIVLALMFNEVKNSRLRNLFQGIAYLPHFFSWVIVIGMLQRILAPDTGLVNQIISWFGGDGSTFFLMEEKAFYPTMFWSYIWKDVGWSSIIYYAAIVGISPSLYEAAKMDGANKWRQIWHITLPGIRPTIIVLFILSLGNILSAGFDQIYLLKTPGNVNVSEILDTYIIYMGLESGQFGFGTAIGLMQGLVGLILVLTVNRVAKKWFQSSLW, from the coding sequence ATGAAGGCGGCGGGGTGGAGCCGGCGGCATCGCTCCGGAACCGGCGAACGCTCGCGGTTATGGAAGCGGGTGGGCCGCCATTATCAGTTATATCTGCTGCTGCTGCCTTGCATCGCGTTCTTCATCATTTTTTCCTATATCCCGATGGCCGGGCTGGTGCTCGCGTTCAAGGAGTATCAATTCAACAAAGGAATTTTCGGCAGTCCCTGGACTGGGTTCACTTATTTCGAAATGTTCTTTCAGGATCCGCAGAGCCTCCAGTTAATCCGGAATACGCTCATTATTAGCGCGATGAAGGTGTTCCTGGCCATGCCGTTCCCGATTGTGCTCGCGCTGATGTTCAACGAAGTGAAGAACTCGCGGCTGCGCAATCTGTTTCAAGGAATCGCGTACCTGCCCCATTTCTTCTCCTGGGTCATCGTTATCGGCATGCTGCAGCGCATTCTCGCGCCGGATACCGGCCTGGTCAATCAGATCATTTCCTGGTTCGGCGGCGACGGAAGCACCTTTTTCCTGATGGAGGAAAAGGCCTTCTATCCCACGATGTTCTGGAGCTATATATGGAAGGATGTCGGCTGGAGCTCGATTATCTATTATGCCGCCATTGTGGGCATCAGCCCTTCGCTGTATGAAGCGGCGAAGATGGACGGGGCCAACAAATGGCGCCAGATCTGGCATATTACGCTCCCTGGCATCCGGCCGACGATTATCGTGCTCTTCATTTTGTCGCTGGGCAATATTTTGTCCGCCGGGTTCGACCAGATTTATCTGCTCAAGACGCCGGGCAATGTGAATGTCTCGGAAATTTTGGACACGTATATCATCTACATGGGGCTCGAGAGCGGCCAATTCGGCTTTGGCACGGCCATCGGCCTGATGCAGGGCCTTGTCGGCTTGATACTCGTCCTGACCGTGAACCGGGTAGCCAAGAAATGGTTCCAGTCATCGTTGTGGTAG
- a CDS encoding glycerophosphodiester phosphodiesterase: protein MRGTRLLVTAHTGCGEAPANTWASFMEAAATGADVAEVDIRVTCKDEPVLLHDHSLLLELYDARELNRMPARGRLGPPHREHGLVLLADVLEEAKRRGLMLNLDIKNAESVNPTLRLVKRLQAERLVFVTGCTEGIEADAEGISLLLNAPESADAAANGTSGAANANGAGNDAANAAAEEAFIRSFCQRAKREGYRGVNVPYQRCSPGLVASAHSLGLIVSVYTVDDADAMRSLIEMKVDSMTTKRPEQLLRLRKVDERHEG, encoded by the coding sequence ATGAGAGGAACACGCCTGCTCGTCACCGCCCATACCGGCTGTGGCGAAGCGCCTGCCAATACGTGGGCGTCGTTCATGGAAGCGGCGGCCACGGGAGCGGATGTCGCCGAGGTGGATATCCGCGTCACCTGCAAGGACGAGCCCGTGCTGCTCCATGATCATTCGCTCCTGCTGGAGTTGTACGATGCGAGAGAGCTGAACCGCATGCCGGCCAGAGGGAGGCTCGGACCGCCGCACCGCGAGCACGGACTGGTGCTGCTGGCCGATGTGCTGGAAGAGGCGAAGCGCCGCGGCCTGATGCTGAACCTCGATATCAAAAACGCGGAGAGCGTCAATCCGACCTTGCGGCTCGTCAAGCGGCTCCAAGCCGAGCGGCTTGTCTTCGTTACCGGCTGCACGGAAGGAATCGAGGCCGATGCCGAAGGGATTTCGCTGCTGCTGAATGCGCCGGAGAGCGCCGATGCGGCTGCAAATGGGACATCTGGGGCTGCGAATGCGAATGGCGCTGGGAATGATGCAGCGAATGCGGCTGCCGAAGAGGCATTCATCCGCTCCTTCTGCCAGCGGGCCAAGCGGGAAGGGTACCGTGGCGTCAATGTGCCCTATCAACGGTGCAGCCCCGGCCTCGTCGCCTCCGCGCATTCGCTCGGGCTTATCGTCTCGGTCTATACGGTCGATGACGCCGATGCGATGCGGAGCCTGATAGAGATGAAGGTGGACAGCATGACGACGAAGCGGCCGGAACAACTGCTCCGGTTGAGGAAGGTGGATGAGCGCCATGAAGGATAA
- a CDS encoding DeoR/GlpR family DNA-binding transcription regulator, with product MSLLAEERKGYIIEQLDAVGKVRVVSLAERLHVSNETIRRDLAVLEEEGRLRRVYGGAVKVQYEEGEPPYQQRQVLNHEAKQAIGRRAAELIQDGNTVYMDTGTTIHELARAVKGKKRVTVITNSLAVASLLRESLTQGLFSGRVIILGGEISPEQQSVSGHLCQEMLRNFYVDKAFISVGGMSAVTGISDYDMNDSVISRTVTANAKEVIVLADYSKIGIQAFCHIAPLEQIDVIVCDQEHPASWTQELEIKAITWIVANGGREPKSRT from the coding sequence ATGTCGCTTTTGGCGGAAGAACGCAAAGGGTATATTATCGAGCAGCTCGATGCGGTCGGGAAGGTGCGTGTCGTCTCGCTCGCTGAACGGCTGCATGTCTCGAATGAGACGATCCGCCGCGATCTGGCGGTGCTGGAGGAGGAAGGGCGGCTGCGCCGCGTGTACGGCGGGGCGGTCAAGGTGCAGTATGAGGAGGGCGAGCCTCCCTATCAGCAGCGGCAGGTCCTCAACCATGAAGCGAAGCAGGCGATTGGCCGCCGCGCCGCCGAACTGATTCAGGACGGGAATACCGTCTATATGGATACCGGCACGACGATTCATGAGCTGGCTCGGGCCGTGAAGGGCAAAAAGCGGGTGACCGTCATCACCAATTCCTTGGCGGTGGCCAGTCTGCTCCGCGAGTCGCTGACGCAGGGCTTGTTCAGCGGCCGGGTCATCATTCTCGGCGGGGAGATCTCGCCCGAGCAGCAGTCGGTGAGCGGACATCTATGCCAGGAGATGCTGCGCAATTTCTATGTGGACAAAGCCTTCATCTCCGTGGGCGGGATGTCGGCGGTAACCGGAATCAGCGACTATGACATGAATGATTCCGTCATCTCCCGGACGGTGACCGCGAACGCGAAGGAGGTCATCGTGCTGGCCGACTACAGCAAGATCGGCATTCAGGCCTTCTGCCATATCGCGCCGCTGGAGCAAATCGATGTGATTGTCTGCGATCAGGAGCATCCGGCGTCATGGACACAGGAGCTCGAGATCAAGGCCATTACGTGGATCGTAGCGAATGGCGGCAGGGAGCCGAAGAGCCGGACGTGA
- a CDS encoding metallophosphoesterase — protein sequence MQRERVTPLAEQRRSAAVLAHWRFQPGQVVSGSIEAGALMLADLSGRGNRLESVAVRPEPDAASQEPEAQPSLPLSWADGGLVFRNDAALSGCYFRTAADAPINRERFERGYTIEAIVHLPRPFREAKHSWMGVLTRQGRGADLGRRGENELLATLSVSNCMEYQWVNHSWSRAVPATSWSRYLKEEEWHHVVIVNDADRTLLYVNGICDFNSPARNITGIAAIEGKGWNVGASEWGGRLDKLFSGTIREIRIAGEPLERGDWLMEIEPKRVLEGANAPFPLLERAENYQFAFVPDPQKLVYLNPEMFEAQTEWLAKHQARGRIAMTALLGDLVDHSEAEEEWERASRAVALLDEANVPYMMTAGNHDYDTAGTYWRHFGPERFLPKPYVRGCSPSGYSSYAVIAAGSYHYGWLMADMKHLRQDMAWCKEMLELHGTLPTVLVSHDILYAERDEGGRRMARDSENGTLIWKELVWPYPQVFMTVNGHYDGTAHRIRHNAKGQEVIQLLINYQDSYRGGNGWLRLAEFDERAGRITFRTFSPWVDRLASLNGAENLAYPDYRLLTGPYDCFSLPLPFEERFALRE from the coding sequence ATGCAGCGCGAACGCGTGACGCCGTTGGCGGAGCAGCGCCGGTCCGCGGCCGTGCTGGCGCATTGGCGCTTCCAGCCCGGACAGGTCGTATCCGGCTCGATTGAAGCGGGCGCGCTTATGCTCGCTGATCTGAGCGGCCGCGGGAATCGGCTGGAGTCCGTTGCGGTGAGGCCGGAACCGGACGCCGCTTCGCAGGAGCCGGAGGCGCAGCCAAGCCTGCCGCTGTCGTGGGCGGACGGCGGCCTCGTCTTCCGGAACGATGCCGCCCTCTCCGGTTGTTATTTCCGGACGGCGGCGGACGCGCCGATTAACCGGGAACGCTTCGAGCGGGGCTATACGATCGAGGCCATCGTCCATCTTCCTCGCCCGTTCCGGGAAGCGAAGCACAGCTGGATGGGAGTGCTCACCCGGCAGGGGCGCGGAGCCGATCTCGGCAGACGAGGGGAAAATGAACTGCTCGCCACTCTATCCGTCTCGAACTGCATGGAATATCAATGGGTCAACCATTCTTGGAGCCGGGCCGTACCGGCGACAAGCTGGTCGCGTTATTTAAAGGAAGAGGAGTGGCATCATGTCGTCATCGTCAACGATGCGGATCGGACGCTGCTGTATGTGAACGGCATTTGCGACTTCAACAGTCCGGCGCGAAACATTACCGGCATCGCCGCCATCGAGGGCAAGGGCTGGAATGTCGGGGCATCCGAATGGGGAGGGCGTCTCGACAAGCTGTTCTCCGGAACGATCCGGGAGATCCGCATTGCGGGCGAGCCGCTGGAACGGGGGGATTGGTTAATGGAGATCGAGCCGAAGCGGGTGTTGGAAGGCGCTAATGCTCCCTTTCCTTTACTTGAACGGGCGGAGAACTATCAGTTCGCTTTCGTCCCCGATCCGCAGAAGCTGGTCTATCTGAATCCCGAGATGTTCGAGGCGCAGACCGAGTGGCTCGCGAAGCACCAGGCCCGGGGCCGGATCGCCATGACGGCTCTGCTGGGGGATCTCGTCGACCATAGCGAAGCGGAGGAGGAATGGGAGCGGGCGTCGCGGGCCGTCGCCCTCCTGGATGAGGCGAATGTTCCGTACATGATGACCGCGGGCAATCACGATTATGATACGGCGGGGACCTATTGGCGGCATTTCGGGCCGGAGCGCTTCCTCCCGAAGCCTTATGTCCGGGGCTGCTCGCCTTCCGGGTACAGCTCGTACGCCGTCATCGCAGCGGGGAGCTATCATTACGGTTGGCTGATGGCGGATATGAAGCATCTGCGGCAGGATATGGCTTGGTGCAAGGAGATGCTGGAGCTGCATGGGACGCTGCCGACCGTTCTCGTCTCGCATGATATCCTGTATGCGGAACGGGATGAAGGCGGGCGGCGAATGGCCCGGGATTCGGAGAACGGAACGCTCATATGGAAGGAGCTGGTCTGGCCGTATCCCCAAGTCTTTATGACGGTGAACGGACACTATGACGGCACCGCGCATCGGATTCGGCATAATGCGAAGGGGCAGGAAGTCATCCAGCTGCTCATCAACTATCAGGACAGCTACCGCGGCGGCAACGGGTGGCTGAGGCTCGCGGAATTCGATGAGCGAGCGGGACGGATTACGTTCCGCACCTTTTCTCCATGGGTGGATCGCTTGGCCAGCCTGAACGGAGCCGAGAACCTGGCTTATCCGGATTACCGCTTGCTGACGGGGCCGTATGATTGCTTCTCCCTTCCGCTGCCATTTGAAGAACGCTTCGCGCTGCGGGAATAG
- a CDS encoding 5' nucleotidase, NT5C type, whose protein sequence is MERIAIDMDEVMADTAGTHREWYNRDYGDAVTAAELQGRTLAQVRPGRKREIDSYFGREDFFRQLKVMEHSQEVIRELSRHYEIFITTAAMEVPASFRGKYEWLREHFGFLSDMNFVFCGNKSIVRADYMIDDNANQLRRFQGQGILFSAPHNAGEQGFVRVDSWLDAGAWFMAKLRGNEEAAAAGGLRCSANA, encoded by the coding sequence ATGGAGCGCATTGCAATCGATATGGATGAGGTGATGGCCGATACGGCCGGCACGCACCGGGAATGGTACAACCGGGATTATGGCGACGCGGTTACGGCCGCCGAGCTGCAGGGCAGGACGTTGGCGCAGGTCAGGCCCGGGCGGAAGCGGGAGATTGACAGTTATTTCGGGCGCGAGGATTTCTTCCGGCAGCTGAAGGTGATGGAACATAGCCAGGAGGTGATCCGCGAGCTGAGCCGCCATTATGAGATTTTCATCACGACCGCGGCGATGGAGGTTCCGGCCTCGTTCCGGGGCAAGTACGAGTGGCTGCGGGAGCATTTTGGCTTTTTGTCCGATATGAACTTCGTCTTCTGCGGGAACAAAAGCATCGTTCGCGCCGATTATATGATCGACGATAATGCGAATCAGCTCCGGCGCTTTCAGGGGCAAGGGATTCTTTTCTCCGCTCCGCACAATGCGGGGGAGCAGGGATTCGTGCGGGTGGATTCATGGCTGGATGCCGGGGCGTGGTTCATGGCAAAGCTGCGGGGCAACGAGGAAGCGGCCGCGGCGGGAGGCTTGCGATGCAGCGCGAACGCGTGA